The DNA segment AGAATCTGAAATTGATGGATTAACACCACCAAATTCACCAAAGAATTGTAAGTCCTGAATATTATCTGCGGGATCAAAGTTCATAATATATAGTTTGTAGGGTTTAGATAAAATATTAAATATTATTCAAATAAAAGCAATACCTGATATAAAGTCAACCGAATCGCAAAAATTTAGACTTTAAAACTATTAAAATTAGATTATATAAAATATCTTTACGCTGATAACCAGAACTACGAACTTTTAGCGAAATTATAATATGACATTAGATGCAATTGATAAAAAATTATTGACGCTTTTGCAAAATGATAGCAAAGGCACCACAAAAGAGCTTTCGCTAAAGTTAAATCTATCTGTAACCGCCGTATATGAACGTGTAAAAAAGCTAGAGCGTCTTGGCATTATTGACAAGTATGTTGCTCTATTAGATCGCGAAAAGATAGAAAAAGCTTTTGTGGTTTTCTGTCACGTAAAATTATTGCAACACACAATTGAATATTTAACCTCGTTTGAAAGTGATGTTGTCATGCTGGACGAAGTGCATGAATGTTTTCACGTTAGCGGCGATTATGATTACATATTAAAGATATACGTCAAAAACATGCAAGAATATAGAGAATTTATGGTTACCAAATTAACTACTTTAAAGCATATTGGAAGTACACATAGCACTTTTATGATTTCGGAAGTAAAAAACTCTACTGCTTTTATACTTTAATTTTTCGCTTTCGCTAAATTTATAAAGATTGCGTATTATCTACCTCCTAAATTCTCATGATAGATTTCTACAAAGATAAAAAACTACCAAATTGTCTTTTAAACAAACAAAATTTCTTAATTTTGCCACTCAAAATTTTATTAAACTAAATAATAAAAATTATATTATGAGTTCATTTGATGTTGTCATTATCGGTTCTGGACCTGGCGGATATGTTTCTGCTATTCGTTGTGCACAATTAGGTTTCAAAACGGCCATCATAGAAAAATATTCTTCCCTTGGCGGTACTTGTCTTAATGTAGGCTGTATTCCATCAAAAGCTTTGCTGTCTTCTTCTCATTTATATGAAGAAGGAATGAAGCATTTTGAGCCAAACGGAATTGAAATCACTGGAGAACTTAGAGTTAATTTCGAAAAAATGGTTGCTCGCAAACAAGCGGTAGTAGATCAGACAGTTGGAGGAATTAATTTTTTGATGAATAAAAATAATATCACAGTTTTTGAAGGAACAGGATCTTTTGTGGATGCTACTCACGTAGAAATCGCAAAAGCTGACGGTACTGCCGAAACTATTGAGGGAAAAAATATCATTATTGCTACAGGTTCAAAACCGTCTAATCTTCCTTTTATCAAACTTGATAAAGAAAGAATTATCACTTCTACCGAAGCTTTAAAACTTCCAGAAGTTCCTAAACACC comes from the Flavobacterium ardleyense genome and includes:
- a CDS encoding Lrp/AsnC family transcriptional regulator, which codes for MTLDAIDKKLLTLLQNDSKGTTKELSLKLNLSVTAVYERVKKLERLGIIDKYVALLDREKIEKAFVVFCHVKLLQHTIEYLTSFESDVVMLDEVHECFHVSGDYDYILKIYVKNMQEYREFMVTKLTTLKHIGSTHSTFMISEVKNSTAFIL